A single region of the Malaclemys terrapin pileata isolate rMalTer1 chromosome 2, rMalTer1.hap1, whole genome shotgun sequence genome encodes:
- the HR gene encoding lysine-specific demethylase hairless isoform X2, translated as MSMKPMVFGDRYQNCNVLPEGTVHLGGLSASHDGEQTMENDAKNGEAVPRWRRPQGGAQETQVLETVVGAIRRSGSVAPGIPSKSCRDGVDLSCVPGPDSALRPGEKASLWKRAERAKEFSPCLRWGRETLGGPETALDSLYHPAIEADFSKHMDARHQFPRRMQLKETPEFQLHSEPKNGEVNISWAEQNKDRPGPMWTEAMLASQLALYSHAYHNYPLPLSGLENQSPAATGKPYQLSEQDSLHSASPSGDSAGDPPSFHHLNTHCPFLVEAKLAERNPFLVSSIVSASTPAESAYGNSLASLALAGQPQDCPSALGEAQYTDPDWHRAPYPRTWSQPAYLAPHPRTKTPSAFETCSSSGSKEFYQKKDPGFPHTGKDPAPVPDRAQPQLLSQYKVGKVKRDAESEMEVTYVEPPWKGAEQRGCMALAPPRDQTLPNNHGQMGQPLFYLKHKVAESLWSSQPLVLDYPLSKAPARPSESKDESLMYQSLKPGSPAVLQESSGSPLMDRAQPPALSKVELPSGMDVLPAHALPCKCSPWDCPPRCCKRCQGAGCEAVNSFGTRNEMPGPYREIDGALGGHGIQRGKDSSLLPCPPSNHHTKLKKTWLTRHSEQFRCTASCLGDKGAPGQIKEGLPLRLKALKREGQESAEEADQSGKRTAKRPHSHVSGEDLWSPCVGRGSYSAKRSSKVAENKALNPTRKDCEAPEQRKVLPAMGRKADAGDGGLLSCNGEDAGEQKEMRYLQSVPCMALPDCIERCCACSSKDGTGAVPREQEEEPMETFCRLLHFRRLVFCDSGELSVDGFSTLDEAEGESLCLRISSRERRAQDISTSLSLAKYLLSVLGDQFCEAIRRDREAWLWAQGENERVTAWRRGKGALQACDACQHGLFNAHWNCSSCGFQLCSECYRTKRERASPAQTEESVQSAKCVQGQGHDVLSLIPAQFIPTHVLAELWKLMHEVQVKFDIESRCPCRLSILSKSLTDNTGGGQKEEMGNMTPLLQPASNEETDGSRVIKEENPDSVHPPSEQGPKGAVQTSTLCELLTSTAVRLCLGQNGIRMAFAPVSPALPSDNRITNILDSIIAQVVERKIQEKHSECEQRSPSPPEPQVSHCILAPGGLLWLHDPNHSCNYKLFQEHWRQGQPVLVSGLQKTLKRNLWEPESFCHEQRGQEVQAVNLRSQPGWTRVSNKDFWDGFASSAKCLETENSEGNLLKLESGFGDMPMCRAENLYASLPLLEYCGHDGKMNLASYLPGSQGRQWLSPQICAAYGVAPEDRTIGTKNLTVEATDSISVLVYVGAYPLDGHGAQKEILRRVEEDGVDDVLKERLWNTRNWAGALWHIFRAEDADCIEGFLQKVCKAQGQDGAAQLDLNGHRSCYLDASLRRRLREECGVSGWTLLQFLGDAVLVPTGAPHQVQSLSSTISVTQRFLSPENAARSARLAAQTTDPAGTAQRLRAQMDSMVYGAVREAVGTLQGYT; from the exons ATGAGCATGAAGCCCATGGTTTTTGGAGACCGTTATCAAAACTGCAATGTGCTCCCGGAG GGTACGGTGCACCTGGGAGGACTGTCAGCATCACATGACGGGGAACAAACCATGGAAAATGACGCCAAGAACGGGGAGGCTGTGCCGAGATGGAGGAGACCTCAGGGAGGAGCCCAAGAAACCCAGGTGCTAGAGACCGTGGTCGGGGCCATACGCAGGAGCGGAAGTGTGGCGCCGGGGATCCCTTCCAAGAGCTGTCGGGACGGGGTGGACCTGAGCTGCGTGCCTGGGCCCGACTCAGCGTTGCGCCCCGGGGAGAAGGCCTCTTTGTGGAAGCGCGCCGAGAGGGCGAAGGAGTTTTCTCCGTGTCTGAGATGGGGCCGAGAGACCCTCGGGGGGCCGGAGACAGCACTGGACTCTCTGTACCATCCTGCCATTGAAGCAGatttctccaagcacatggatgCCAGGCACCAGTTCCCCAGGAGGATGCAACTGAAGGAGACACCCGAGTTCCAGCTCCACTCCGAGCCCAAGAACGGGGAGGTAAATATCAGCTGGGCGGAGCAGAATAAAGACAGGCCTGGCCCTATGTGGACAGAGGCTATGCTGGCCAGCCAGCTGGCCCTGTACAGCCACGCTTACCACAACTACCCCCTGCCGTTATCTGGGCTGGAAAACCAAAGCCCGGCTGCCACTGGCAAACCTTACCAGCTATCTGAGCAAGACTCCCTCCACTCCGCCAGTCCCTCTGGGGACAGCGCGGGCgaccccccttccttccaccaccTGAACACCCACTGCCCCTTCCTGGTGGAGGCCAAGCTGGCGGAGAGGAACCCCTTCTTGGTTTCCTCCATTGTATCAGCAAGCACTCCAGCTGAGTCTGCCTATGGCAATAGCTTGGCGAGCCTAGCCCTGGCTGGCCAGCCCCAGGACTGCCCCTCTGCTTTGGGAGAGGCCCAGTACACTGACCCAGATTGGCACCGGGCACCTTACCCGCGCACATGGAGCCAGCCGGCGTACCTGGCACCCCATCCAAGAACAAAGACCCCGTCTGCTTTTGAAACCTGCTCCAGCTCAGGAAGCAAG GAGTTTTACCAGAAGAAGGATCCTGGCTTTCCCCACACAGGAAAGGACCCGGCCCCTGTGCCCGACCGGGCGCAGCCTCAGCTGCTCAGCCAGTACAAGGTGGGGAAGGTGAAGCGAGATGCAGAGAGCGAGATGGAGGTGACCTACGTGGAGCCCCCGTGGAAGGGAGCTGAGCAGAGAGGGTGCATGGCACTGGCCCCTCCCAGAGACCAAACCCTTCCTAACAACCATGGCCAAATGGGTCAGCCACTGTTCTACCTAAAGCACAAGGTGGCAGAGAGCTTGTGGTCCAGCCAGCCCCTGGTTCTGGATTATCCTCTCAGCAAAGCACCGGCCAGGCCCTCCGAGTCCAAAGACGAAAGCCTCATGTACCAAAGTCTGAAGCCTGGCTCCCCTGCGGTGCTGCAGGAATCCTCTGGATCTCCACTCATGGacagagcccagccccctgccctttcCAAAGTAGAGCTCCCATCTGGGATGGATGTGCTTCCAGCTCATGCTCTCCCCTGCAAATGCTCCCCTTGGGACTGCCCCCCGAGATGCTGCAAGAGGTGCCAGGGGGCAGGCTGCGAGGCTGTCAACTCCTTTGGCACCAGAAATGAGATGCCCGGGCCATACCGAGAAATAGATGGAGCCTTGGGAGGACATGGCATCCAACGGGGCAAGGATTCCtccttgctgccctgccctcccagcaATCACCACACCAAGCTGAAGAAAACCTGGCTGACCAGGCACTCGGAACAGTTCAGATGCACTGCTAGCTGCCTCGGGGACAAAGGGGCTCCTGGTCAGATCAAAGAGGGTTTGCCTCTGAGGCTCAAAGCTTTAAAGAGGGAAGGCCAGGAGAGCGCTGAAGAAGCAGACCAATCTGGCAAACGGACAGCTAAGCGGCCTCACAGCCATGTCTCTGGGGAGGATCTCTGGAGCCCATGCGTCGGCAGGGGTAGCTATTCGGCAAAGCGGAGCTCAAAGGTAGCCGAGAACAAGGCGCTAAATCCCACGAGGAAGGATTGTGAGGCCCCGGAGCAGAGGAAGGTGCTCCCAGCAATGGGAAGGAAAGCAGATGCAGGAGATGGAG GGCTCCTGAGTTGCAACGGAGAGGACGCCGGAGAGCAGAAGGAGATGCGATACCTACAGAGCGTTCCATGTATGGCCCTCCCTGACTGCATTGAGAGGTGTTGTGCTTGTTCCTCCAAGGACGGGACGGGAGCCGTGCCCCGGGAGCAGGAGGAAGAACCCATGGAGACCTTCTGTAGGCTCCTGCATTTCCGAAG GCTGGTGTTCTGTGACAGCGGGGAGCTGAGCGTGGATGGATTCTCCACACTGGACGAAGCCGAGGGCGAGAGCTTATGCCTGAGGATCTccagcagggagagaagggcccaGGACATCAGCACCAGCCTCAGCCTAGCCAAGTATCTCCTCTCCGTCCTGGGGGACCAGTTCTGTGAGGCCATCAGGAGAGACAGAGAGGCCTGGCTGTGGGCACAAGGGGAAAACGAAA GGGTGACCGCCTGGCGGCGAGGGAAAGGCGCCCTGCAGGCCTGCGATGCCTGCCAGCATGGCCTCTTCAACGCTCACTGGAACTGCTCCAGCTGTGGGTTCCAGCTGTGCTCGGAGTGCTACCGGACCAAGAGAGAGCGAGCCAGCCCAG cccagACAGAGGAGTCTGTGCAGTCGGCCAAGTGTGTCCAAGGGCAGGGCCATGATGTTCTGTCCCTCATTCCTGCGCAGTTCATCCCCACCCACG TCCTGGCTGAGCTCTGGAAGCTGATGCACGAAGTGCAGGTGAAGTTTGACATCGAGTCGCGCTGCCCCTGCAGACTGAGCATCTTGAGCAAGAGCCTCACTGACAACACGGGGGGTGGGCAG AAGGAGGAGATGGGGAACATGACACCTTTGCTACAACCTGCCAGCAACGAAGAGACAGACGGCTCGAGGGTAATCAAGGAAG aaaaccCAGACTCCGTCCACCCGCCGAGCGAGCAGGGCCCCAAGGGCGCAGTGCAGACATCCACCCTCTGCGAGCTCCTGACCTCTACGGCCGTCAGGCTGTGCCTGGGGCAGAATGGCATCCGCATGGCCTTCGCGCCCGTCTCCCCGGCCTTGCCCAGC GACAACCGGATCACCAACATCCTGGACAGCATCATCGCCCAGGTGGTGGAGAGGAAGATCCAGGAGAAGCACTCAGAATGTGAGCAGcggagccccagcccccccgagccgcaggtcTCCCACTGCATCCTGGCCCCGGGGGGACTCCTGTGGCTTCACGATCCAAACCACTCCTGCAACTACAAGCTCTTCCAGGAGCACTGGaggcagggccag cctgtCTTGGTTTCAGGGCTGCAGAAGACACTGAAGAGAAACCTGTGGGAGCCCGAGTCGTTCTGCCACGAACAGcgggggcaggaggtgcaggcggTGAACCTGCGAAGCCAGCCGGGCTGGACAAGGGTCAGCAACAAGGACTTCTGGGATGGCTTTGCCTCCAGTGCCA AATGCCTGGAGACAGAGAACAGCGAGGGGAACCTGCTCAAGCTAGAGAGCGGCTTTGGGGACATGCCAATGTGCAG GGCTGAAAACCTCTATGCCAGTTTGCCACTGCTGGAGTACTGCGGGCATGATGGAAAGATGAACTTAGCCTCGTACCTGCCAGGTAGCCAAGGCAGGCAGTGGCTGAGTCCCCAGATCTGTGCTGCCTATG GTGTGGCCCCTGAGGACAGGACCATTGGGACCAAAAACCTGACAGTGGAGGCGACAGATTCCATCAGCGTCTTGGTGTACGTTGGGGCGTACCCGCTGGACGGGCACGGTGCCCAGAAAG AGATTCTCCGGAGGGTGGAAGAGGATGGAGTTGATGACGTCCTTAAGGAACGGCTCTGGAACACGAGGAACTGGGCAGGAGCCCTGTGGCACATCTTCCGAGCGGAGGATGCTGACTGCATCGAGGGGTTCTTACAGAAG GTGTGCAAAGCCCAAGGGCAGGACGGGGCGGCCCAGCTGGATCTGAACGGCCACAGGAGCTGCTACCTGGATGCGTCTCTGCGGAGGAGGCTGCGGGAGGAATGTGGTGTGAGCGGCTGGACCCTGCTCCAGTTCCTGGGGGATGCAGTGCTGGTGCCGACAGGGGCTCCACACCAG GTGCAGAGCCTCAGCAGTACCATCAGCGTCACGCAGAGATTCCTCTCGCCGGAGAACGCTGCCCGCTCGGCACGGCTCGCAGCTCAGACCACAGACCCTGCCGGCACGGCACAGAGACTTCGTGCACAG ATGGACAGCATGGTGTATGGTGCTgtgagggaggcagtggggacccTGCAGGGCTACACTTAA
- the HR gene encoding lysine-specific demethylase hairless isoform X6, producing the protein MAKCAWCLCLGLGTVGAAGKAVREGLGTVHLGGLSASHDGEQTMENDAKNGEAVPRWRRPQGGAQETQVLETVVGAIRRSGSVAPGIPSKSCRDGVDLSCVPGPDSALRPGEKASLWKRAERAKEFSPCLRWGRETLGGPETALDSLYHPAIEADFSKHMDARHQFPRRMQLKETPEFQLHSEPKNGEEFYQKKDPGFPHTGKDPAPVPDRAQPQLLSQYKVGKVKRDAESEMEVTYVEPPWKGAEQRGCMALAPPRDQTLPNNHGQMGQPLFYLKHKVAESLWSSQPLVLDYPLSKAPARPSESKDESLMYQSLKPGSPAVLQESSGSPLMDRAQPPALSKVELPSGMDVLPAHALPCKCSPWDCPPRCCKRCQGAGCEAVNSFGTRNEMPGPYREIDGALGGHGIQRGKDSSLLPCPPSNHHTKLKKTWLTRHSEQFRCTASCLGDKGAPGQIKEGLPLRLKALKREGQESAEEADQSGKRTAKRPHSHVSGEDLWSPCVGRGSYSAKRSSKVAENKALNPTRKDCEAPEQRKVLPAMGRKADAGDGGLLSCNGEDAGEQKEMRYLQSVPCMALPDCIERCCACSSKDGTGAVPREQEEEPMETFCRLLHFRRLVFCDSGELSVDGFSTLDEAEGESLCLRISSRERRAQDISTSLSLAKYLLSVLGDQFCEAIRRDREAWLWAQGENERVTAWRRGKGALQACDACQHGLFNAHWNCSSCGFQLCSECYRTKRERASPAQTEESVQSAKCVQGQGHDVLSLIPAQFIPTHVLAELWKLMHEVQVKFDIESRCPCRLSILSKSLTDNTGGGQKEEMGNMTPLLQPASNEETDGSRVIKEENPDSVHPPSEQGPKGAVQTSTLCELLTSTAVRLCLGQNGIRMAFAPVSPALPSDNRITNILDSIIAQVVERKIQEKHSECEQRSPSPPEPQVSHCILAPGGLLWLHDPNHSCNYKLFQEHWRQGQPVLVSGLQKTLKRNLWEPESFCHEQRGQEVQAVNLRSQPGWTRVSNKDFWDGFASSAKCLETENSEGNLLKLESGFGDMPMCRAENLYASLPLLEYCGHDGKMNLASYLPGSQGRQWLSPQICAAYGVAPEDRTIGTKNLTVEATDSISVLVYVGAYPLDGHGAQKEILRRVEEDGVDDVLKERLWNTRNWAGALWHIFRAEDADCIEGFLQKVCKAQGQDGAAQLDLNGHRSCYLDASLRRRLREECGVSGWTLLQFLGDAVLVPTGAPHQVQSLSSTISVTQRFLSPENAARSARLAAQTTDPAGTAQRLRAQMDSMVYGAVREAVGTLQGYT; encoded by the exons GGTACGGTGCACCTGGGAGGACTGTCAGCATCACATGACGGGGAACAAACCATGGAAAATGACGCCAAGAACGGGGAGGCTGTGCCGAGATGGAGGAGACCTCAGGGAGGAGCCCAAGAAACCCAGGTGCTAGAGACCGTGGTCGGGGCCATACGCAGGAGCGGAAGTGTGGCGCCGGGGATCCCTTCCAAGAGCTGTCGGGACGGGGTGGACCTGAGCTGCGTGCCTGGGCCCGACTCAGCGTTGCGCCCCGGGGAGAAGGCCTCTTTGTGGAAGCGCGCCGAGAGGGCGAAGGAGTTTTCTCCGTGTCTGAGATGGGGCCGAGAGACCCTCGGGGGGCCGGAGACAGCACTGGACTCTCTGTACCATCCTGCCATTGAAGCAGatttctccaagcacatggatgCCAGGCACCAGTTCCCCAGGAGGATGCAACTGAAGGAGACACCCGAGTTCCAGCTCCACTCCGAGCCCAAGAACGGGGAG GAGTTTTACCAGAAGAAGGATCCTGGCTTTCCCCACACAGGAAAGGACCCGGCCCCTGTGCCCGACCGGGCGCAGCCTCAGCTGCTCAGCCAGTACAAGGTGGGGAAGGTGAAGCGAGATGCAGAGAGCGAGATGGAGGTGACCTACGTGGAGCCCCCGTGGAAGGGAGCTGAGCAGAGAGGGTGCATGGCACTGGCCCCTCCCAGAGACCAAACCCTTCCTAACAACCATGGCCAAATGGGTCAGCCACTGTTCTACCTAAAGCACAAGGTGGCAGAGAGCTTGTGGTCCAGCCAGCCCCTGGTTCTGGATTATCCTCTCAGCAAAGCACCGGCCAGGCCCTCCGAGTCCAAAGACGAAAGCCTCATGTACCAAAGTCTGAAGCCTGGCTCCCCTGCGGTGCTGCAGGAATCCTCTGGATCTCCACTCATGGacagagcccagccccctgccctttcCAAAGTAGAGCTCCCATCTGGGATGGATGTGCTTCCAGCTCATGCTCTCCCCTGCAAATGCTCCCCTTGGGACTGCCCCCCGAGATGCTGCAAGAGGTGCCAGGGGGCAGGCTGCGAGGCTGTCAACTCCTTTGGCACCAGAAATGAGATGCCCGGGCCATACCGAGAAATAGATGGAGCCTTGGGAGGACATGGCATCCAACGGGGCAAGGATTCCtccttgctgccctgccctcccagcaATCACCACACCAAGCTGAAGAAAACCTGGCTGACCAGGCACTCGGAACAGTTCAGATGCACTGCTAGCTGCCTCGGGGACAAAGGGGCTCCTGGTCAGATCAAAGAGGGTTTGCCTCTGAGGCTCAAAGCTTTAAAGAGGGAAGGCCAGGAGAGCGCTGAAGAAGCAGACCAATCTGGCAAACGGACAGCTAAGCGGCCTCACAGCCATGTCTCTGGGGAGGATCTCTGGAGCCCATGCGTCGGCAGGGGTAGCTATTCGGCAAAGCGGAGCTCAAAGGTAGCCGAGAACAAGGCGCTAAATCCCACGAGGAAGGATTGTGAGGCCCCGGAGCAGAGGAAGGTGCTCCCAGCAATGGGAAGGAAAGCAGATGCAGGAGATGGAG GGCTCCTGAGTTGCAACGGAGAGGACGCCGGAGAGCAGAAGGAGATGCGATACCTACAGAGCGTTCCATGTATGGCCCTCCCTGACTGCATTGAGAGGTGTTGTGCTTGTTCCTCCAAGGACGGGACGGGAGCCGTGCCCCGGGAGCAGGAGGAAGAACCCATGGAGACCTTCTGTAGGCTCCTGCATTTCCGAAG GCTGGTGTTCTGTGACAGCGGGGAGCTGAGCGTGGATGGATTCTCCACACTGGACGAAGCCGAGGGCGAGAGCTTATGCCTGAGGATCTccagcagggagagaagggcccaGGACATCAGCACCAGCCTCAGCCTAGCCAAGTATCTCCTCTCCGTCCTGGGGGACCAGTTCTGTGAGGCCATCAGGAGAGACAGAGAGGCCTGGCTGTGGGCACAAGGGGAAAACGAAA GGGTGACCGCCTGGCGGCGAGGGAAAGGCGCCCTGCAGGCCTGCGATGCCTGCCAGCATGGCCTCTTCAACGCTCACTGGAACTGCTCCAGCTGTGGGTTCCAGCTGTGCTCGGAGTGCTACCGGACCAAGAGAGAGCGAGCCAGCCCAG cccagACAGAGGAGTCTGTGCAGTCGGCCAAGTGTGTCCAAGGGCAGGGCCATGATGTTCTGTCCCTCATTCCTGCGCAGTTCATCCCCACCCACG TCCTGGCTGAGCTCTGGAAGCTGATGCACGAAGTGCAGGTGAAGTTTGACATCGAGTCGCGCTGCCCCTGCAGACTGAGCATCTTGAGCAAGAGCCTCACTGACAACACGGGGGGTGGGCAG AAGGAGGAGATGGGGAACATGACACCTTTGCTACAACCTGCCAGCAACGAAGAGACAGACGGCTCGAGGGTAATCAAGGAAG aaaaccCAGACTCCGTCCACCCGCCGAGCGAGCAGGGCCCCAAGGGCGCAGTGCAGACATCCACCCTCTGCGAGCTCCTGACCTCTACGGCCGTCAGGCTGTGCCTGGGGCAGAATGGCATCCGCATGGCCTTCGCGCCCGTCTCCCCGGCCTTGCCCAGC GACAACCGGATCACCAACATCCTGGACAGCATCATCGCCCAGGTGGTGGAGAGGAAGATCCAGGAGAAGCACTCAGAATGTGAGCAGcggagccccagcccccccgagccgcaggtcTCCCACTGCATCCTGGCCCCGGGGGGACTCCTGTGGCTTCACGATCCAAACCACTCCTGCAACTACAAGCTCTTCCAGGAGCACTGGaggcagggccag cctgtCTTGGTTTCAGGGCTGCAGAAGACACTGAAGAGAAACCTGTGGGAGCCCGAGTCGTTCTGCCACGAACAGcgggggcaggaggtgcaggcggTGAACCTGCGAAGCCAGCCGGGCTGGACAAGGGTCAGCAACAAGGACTTCTGGGATGGCTTTGCCTCCAGTGCCA AATGCCTGGAGACAGAGAACAGCGAGGGGAACCTGCTCAAGCTAGAGAGCGGCTTTGGGGACATGCCAATGTGCAG GGCTGAAAACCTCTATGCCAGTTTGCCACTGCTGGAGTACTGCGGGCATGATGGAAAGATGAACTTAGCCTCGTACCTGCCAGGTAGCCAAGGCAGGCAGTGGCTGAGTCCCCAGATCTGTGCTGCCTATG GTGTGGCCCCTGAGGACAGGACCATTGGGACCAAAAACCTGACAGTGGAGGCGACAGATTCCATCAGCGTCTTGGTGTACGTTGGGGCGTACCCGCTGGACGGGCACGGTGCCCAGAAAG AGATTCTCCGGAGGGTGGAAGAGGATGGAGTTGATGACGTCCTTAAGGAACGGCTCTGGAACACGAGGAACTGGGCAGGAGCCCTGTGGCACATCTTCCGAGCGGAGGATGCTGACTGCATCGAGGGGTTCTTACAGAAG GTGTGCAAAGCCCAAGGGCAGGACGGGGCGGCCCAGCTGGATCTGAACGGCCACAGGAGCTGCTACCTGGATGCGTCTCTGCGGAGGAGGCTGCGGGAGGAATGTGGTGTGAGCGGCTGGACCCTGCTCCAGTTCCTGGGGGATGCAGTGCTGGTGCCGACAGGGGCTCCACACCAG GTGCAGAGCCTCAGCAGTACCATCAGCGTCACGCAGAGATTCCTCTCGCCGGAGAACGCTGCCCGCTCGGCACGGCTCGCAGCTCAGACCACAGACCCTGCCGGCACGGCACAGAGACTTCGTGCACAG ATGGACAGCATGGTGTATGGTGCTgtgagggaggcagtggggacccTGCAGGGCTACACTTAA